In Limibacter armeniacum, a single window of DNA contains:
- a CDS encoding LamG-like jellyroll fold domain-containing protein, which yields MKNVYTLLSRGSLVLFFLLFIQQVYAQSTRNGAIDLSQEQADYVLINDKDSNKPLGIESSPFTVELWVQLKENSNNDMNLFRFYSNNNQLSLSYDGDNSFKLATDGNVGDVYWTLDGFTQSTTFLDNWVHVALTYNGSSTVRLYINGSQVYGANLYKNGSPISALYPKPSNHNGDGNCRFGDDDADGKNSGKFYAAEMRVWKVAVSSTNIKKYYDEEVNGSHPNWSNLVRYYHGTHENVSNGKVSIPDVTGNYDATVNNNTRVRVKDYYPPIKPPSFSAFNPNISASTCQSDRINVSWNDIESSSYSYETGNNVWYEVVRTDNTSSVLYSGTGTSYTDTNVSKGDVKKYRFRTFWEINGTRYYSDDTDTSNSGNVKMSYDAATNVTATESNCDRTIDISWSSSETPPKWTIQRATNSSFTSNKVTLSSNISGGTTSYTDNTASIDKDYYYRVIASGTDDNGCTVAGTYSGVDKGRTSQAPQAPTNLALSQDLGSKTLTLTWSNPSGNNATGYKIIREKFDGTDRVEIDINDIGTTSYMDNSLELCVTYRYTVAATNSCATDGVESSTSVTGNISQDLTSFIESVTTSKGYFSDFVRVEWELNGTLNQVDRFLIYRSIAGEGTYSLIKVVDNDLIFEDESAVGGVFYNYKVVGQSLCEDIEIYSNEESDLGFVIPFGVANGHVEYAGGNPVEGVLVNFEKTSGNTGNSIYFDGDADYVDAGDEIDLSNTSFTVEFWEKSEPSSGTRQIFTWGRGDVKNRKLMIGYNNSDKFYFGFYSNNFATSDAYEYDGEWHHWACVYDKDDTSGKNRYIYRDGELVASNYSSSDLLDASLYSTVILGHSNSKDDNYFQGFLDEVRVWKVARSAEEIQENYNRSLNNNITGMVAYWRCDEGFGDAIYDASKTGDTFNKNDGAFNGQVTFSSEIPTSNQLGIRATTDELGDYTIDYIPYASGGQVFRVTPSLGQHQFQPLSRTLYIGDGAKTHNGIDFTDISFFTVSGKVKYENTEVPVEDVTLLIDGVEAIGDDNKVIRTDAEGNYEISVPIGKHYISVEKDGHVFAEGYFPQRDDLGAIEKHEFVEDLTVNFTDSTKVKVAGRVVGGTVQGEKTIGLGLSLNNIGVADLQFKLQKEGYDIDLSDNEIYDLIDLKTDPYTGEYEIEMLPEQWIVKKVGNDNYFIPSGNLSVLDLRNSIYLETVTDSVMVDDEKVEASYSYHHLLNYIIREVPTVEVYSSDDTEFSGDSVFVFTNQVTQMPDTLVIDKTMLNFPIFQMPKMYGVNIYVNEVYLNPDHPLDPVVDKVPVKGAEVTINDQLMINPAATTGKTDASGLLYYEFRAGVPNLSQDGENSYTKTFEVNVETSSHSLQWEPEGGAPFRAYVLGELPTAGTDFVTFGPSEVEMVLRDPPGSNSYAYIEKGSTFQKRESWNLYANSTSALDYTSRTGLFVGTGGGLAGPMVLSETFTDSEYGMEIVKEYDFEGNYTKTYTFKERIETSSDPQDVGSDADLYIGEAKNAFVTKSRNLKVMPTDYCEDYGLEHLPIGTTGYSLGIIDGFVFSDDPSSTFFVYSQSHIVNNLIPNLIEIKDLLLTTSPKYESHLDITSPYFGLSNNDSTLNELRDSVRLANPGADVSNLSYTFTPDSPSETDSVQFINTQITKWINAIITNESEKATAETIRNISIDGSSGALTNEVEETFSSEFNQRSSRDITFTWNSEFQSITNLNGFNLHNTWDMTARIATEEDKTVDNSVLFGYVIDERDEGDYYSIDVKYNKGVALMDRSKFTDFITDKESFLEENGTLLGIAGGAIVGKAVLGKVAEKALKVSTTRGNALVAAGKFGLDFGYQLLEMSFMGYNSLNLFDDISGNQTYDITGFNISSPIFSTRGGQSKCPYEGELYTSFYHENNQVVKLNTATLKRENPKLDVTPAIRANVPESEVATYTLALQNESESNTDMWYEISIDESTNPYGAVLLMDGLTAERSYLVPAFQTVNKTLTLAKGRADIMDYDSIAVVLQSTCQNDPTSDNVEVISDTVFISAHFLPECATVDITNMDDNWVVNYNNDNQVPITLGGYDINLSTLERIDVQYKSLSGSPVVIKTYFKDDQTDAYDAYNGEKEYLNGRGDVSFNWDISALTDRVYQLRARAHCTDGSIYEMDYIQGTIDRVTPTVFGTPLPTDGILNYGDNIGIQFNEELEAGLIKDHNITVRAALNGADVSHQTSVSLDGANDYLRSSAISLNNKAWTIEYWMKRNSGTSGVILTKGNGSEQIQLEMEADETMSLTLGSQTITVNPQSYYSDTYPVDSWHHWAITYDPLSGYATVYMDDKVIEETPNINFVSSDISPLYVGAGNNGTSDHLQANLHEIRIWEKARTLGELVANMNITLRGATPYLYAYWPVNEADGTLLTDITASRTMQMMGGTWDLAPGSYAYAFNGSSEYLSIDGANIVLEEESDFTIEFWWNAATPMDTVTFFSSGRGDGVEIYKDPSLGLAISGLSDGTMAILSNGNTYKATTKNYFDQEWHHFAFTVNRKGNAKVFVDGELQSQTTMSTIAGLAGSKMWIGARGVDENPSSTLIDQYFNGKIDEFRIWNTERKQTHLNLYKHHKLQGDEVGLIAYYPFETYTTVMGATLMEESLVDQTAADNGGSMAIATSISSAFTTEGAAIQDVRPVQDIPFSYVVNNDRIIIVPDVDAARIEGQLMEVTVSNVQDLYGNRLLSPVSWTVLAEQNILTWEEQVINLEMQEGEGLTFEAVMINSSNEGYDYQLDNLPGWLSTDDAYGTVAANSRKVITFRISEGVNVGTYEQGINLTTVLGFDEKLSVSLRVFRATPVWEVDPTDYQYTMNLIGQVTINEVISSDPYDIVGVFVGEECRGVANLAYVAPLGTYQVFLNIYSNEIQNEEMTFKVWDASTGNIHEDVTPLITFTANTIQGTNDNPVQIVASNSITANYQLSSGWTWISFNLNSPLNSNPNALLAGVGAEGDVIKGQTYYDQYSELTGWVGTLTSSGGVTGEEMYKVNLTYDTDFSVTGAPMTASSMPIALDSGWNYLGFIPQVSMTVAEALNGISPIEGDLIKSQNAFSLYNPLYGWVGSLQTLTPREGYMLYTGKEATLTYPEKSILSNSRLASLPSVNSAPWAYNAQQYKDNMSVVVQLTAEEESIEEGWILAAFEGAQCRGITSGQQIGEETYFFLTVGGNTASSALQFKAYDPATGYSYELNSELSAYTQNQHLGDLEYPIEMRLATELSAEDGFQVYPNPFTSTLQLLAHTEAEGKATIKLTSITGNVLYQTQTDISSSGQVKWSHPTLGNNLPTGTYLLMVITEQNVEVLKVIKQ from the coding sequence ATGAAAAACGTGTACACATTATTAAGTAGAGGGAGTCTCGTACTCTTCTTTCTGCTATTTATCCAACAGGTTTATGCACAATCCACCCGGAATGGGGCTATTGACCTTTCACAAGAGCAAGCGGATTATGTATTGATCAATGATAAGGATTCCAATAAACCCCTTGGGATCGAAAGCTCTCCCTTTACCGTAGAGCTGTGGGTGCAACTGAAAGAGAACAGTAACAATGATATGAACTTGTTCCGGTTCTATTCTAACAACAATCAGCTTAGTTTATCCTATGATGGTGATAATAGCTTTAAGCTAGCCACTGATGGAAATGTGGGGGATGTCTATTGGACACTGGATGGATTTACGCAATCAACTACCTTTCTGGATAACTGGGTACACGTTGCCCTTACATACAATGGTTCAAGTACTGTCCGATTATATATCAATGGTAGTCAGGTATATGGTGCAAATCTTTACAAGAATGGAAGTCCAATCTCGGCACTTTATCCTAAGCCAAGTAACCATAATGGAGATGGTAACTGTCGATTTGGAGATGACGATGCCGATGGTAAAAATTCGGGTAAGTTCTATGCGGCAGAAATGCGGGTATGGAAAGTGGCAGTAAGTAGTACTAATATTAAAAAGTATTACGATGAGGAAGTCAATGGCAGCCACCCGAACTGGAGTAACCTGGTTCGTTATTACCACGGTACACACGAAAATGTGAGCAATGGTAAGGTGTCGATTCCGGACGTGACAGGCAACTATGATGCGACGGTAAATAATAACACAAGAGTAAGGGTAAAAGATTACTACCCACCAATCAAGCCACCTTCGTTTTCGGCGTTTAACCCGAATATTTCGGCTTCTACTTGTCAGTCGGACCGAATCAATGTAAGCTGGAATGATATTGAGAGCAGCAGCTATTCTTATGAGACAGGCAATAATGTTTGGTATGAAGTAGTACGCACAGACAATACTTCGAGTGTACTGTATTCCGGTACCGGCACAAGCTATACCGATACCAATGTCTCGAAGGGAGATGTGAAAAAGTACCGTTTCAGAACATTCTGGGAGATTAACGGAACCCGCTACTATTCGGATGATACCGATACTTCCAATAGTGGTAATGTAAAAATGAGTTATGATGCAGCAACGAATGTGACGGCAACTGAAAGCAATTGTGACCGAACAATCGATATCAGCTGGAGCTCTTCAGAAACTCCTCCTAAATGGACAATCCAACGAGCAACCAACTCCTCTTTTACATCCAACAAGGTAACGCTTTCAAGCAATATTAGTGGAGGAACGACTTCCTATACGGATAATACTGCCTCGATAGACAAAGATTATTACTATCGTGTGATTGCTTCTGGTACGGATGATAATGGCTGTACTGTTGCAGGTACCTATTCAGGTGTGGACAAGGGACGTACTTCTCAAGCACCTCAGGCACCGACAAATCTGGCGCTGTCTCAGGATTTGGGTAGTAAAACACTGACATTGACATGGAGTAACCCATCTGGAAATAATGCGACAGGCTATAAGATCATCCGTGAGAAGTTTGATGGAACAGATCGTGTGGAAATTGATATCAATGATATTGGTACTACTTCCTATATGGATAATTCATTGGAATTGTGTGTAACGTATCGTTATACAGTAGCGGCTACCAACTCTTGTGCGACTGATGGTGTGGAGTCAAGTACCAGTGTGACGGGTAATATCAGTCAGGACCTGACTTCCTTTATAGAGTCTGTGACGACATCCAAAGGCTATTTCTCTGATTTTGTAAGGGTAGAATGGGAACTGAACGGAACGCTGAACCAAGTGGATCGCTTCCTGATTTACAGAAGTATTGCCGGTGAGGGTACCTATTCCCTGATTAAGGTGGTGGACAACGACCTGATCTTTGAGGATGAAAGTGCGGTAGGTGGCGTGTTCTACAACTACAAGGTAGTGGGACAATCACTCTGTGAGGATATAGAGATTTATTCCAATGAAGAAAGTGACTTGGGTTTTGTGATTCCGTTTGGTGTAGCGAATGGTCATGTGGAATATGCCGGCGGTAATCCGGTAGAAGGTGTATTGGTCAACTTTGAGAAGACAAGCGGAAACACCGGGAACAGTATCTATTTTGACGGTGATGCCGATTACGTAGACGCTGGAGATGAGATAGACCTGTCAAATACTTCGTTTACGGTAGAGTTCTGGGAAAAGAGTGAGCCTTCCTCAGGCACCCGCCAGATTTTCACTTGGGGACGGGGCGATGTGAAGAACCGCAAGTTGATGATTGGATATAACAATTCTGATAAGTTCTATTTCGGTTTTTATAGCAACAACTTTGCAACAAGTGATGCTTATGAATATGATGGGGAGTGGCACCACTGGGCTTGTGTTTATGACAAGGATGATACTTCAGGCAAAAACCGCTATATCTACAGGGATGGTGAACTGGTTGCCAGTAACTATTCGAGCAGTGACCTGCTGGATGCCAGCCTCTACAGTACGGTGATCCTTGGTCATTCCAATAGTAAAGATGACAACTACTTTCAGGGATTTTTGGATGAAGTTAGGGTATGGAAAGTGGCACGCTCAGCAGAGGAGATTCAGGAAAACTATAACCGCAGTTTGAATAACAACATCACAGGCATGGTGGCTTACTGGAGATGTGATGAAGGTTTTGGTGATGCAATTTACGATGCTTCAAAAACGGGGGATACCTTCAATAAAAATGATGGCGCCTTTAATGGACAGGTTACTTTCTCTTCAGAGATTCCGACAAGTAATCAATTAGGTATCCGTGCAACAACGGATGAATTGGGTGATTATACCATTGACTATATCCCATATGCTTCTGGTGGACAGGTGTTTAGGGTGACCCCTTCTTTGGGACAACACCAGTTCCAACCTCTGTCCAGAACGCTGTATATTGGTGATGGAGCCAAGACGCACAATGGTATTGACTTTACCGACATCTCTTTCTTTACAGTGAGTGGTAAAGTCAAATATGAAAATACAGAAGTGCCAGTAGAAGATGTGACACTATTGATAGATGGCGTTGAGGCAATCGGAGATGATAATAAGGTGATCCGTACAGATGCTGAAGGTAATTATGAGATCAGTGTACCGATTGGTAAACACTATATCTCTGTCGAAAAAGACGGACACGTTTTTGCCGAGGGGTACTTCCCACAAAGAGATGACTTAGGGGCCATAGAGAAACACGAGTTTGTGGAAGACCTGACTGTGAACTTTACTGACAGTACCAAGGTGAAAGTTGCAGGTAGAGTAGTTGGAGGAACGGTACAAGGAGAGAAGACGATTGGTTTAGGGTTGTCCCTGAATAATATTGGTGTGGCAGATTTGCAATTCAAGTTGCAGAAGGAAGGCTATGATATCGATCTGTCAGATAATGAGATTTACGACCTGATCGACCTGAAAACAGACCCTTACACAGGGGAATATGAAATTGAGATGCTGCCTGAGCAGTGGATCGTGAAGAAGGTAGGAAACGACAACTATTTTATTCCTTCCGGAAATCTAAGCGTGCTGGATCTTCGCAATAGCATCTATCTGGAGACTGTGACGGATTCTGTAATGGTGGATGATGAAAAAGTGGAAGCTTCATATAGTTATCATCACCTGTTGAACTACATCATCAGAGAAGTACCGACGGTTGAAGTATACAGTTCAGACGATACGGAATTTAGTGGGGACTCGGTGTTTGTTTTCACCAACCAAGTGACACAGATGCCGGATACGTTGGTCATCGACAAGACGATGTTGAACTTCCCAATCTTCCAGATGCCGAAGATGTATGGAGTAAACATCTATGTCAATGAGGTGTATCTGAATCCAGACCACCCACTTGACCCGGTAGTAGATAAGGTGCCGGTAAAAGGGGCCGAGGTGACGATCAATGATCAGTTAATGATAAACCCTGCAGCAACAACTGGAAAAACCGATGCTAGTGGATTGCTCTACTATGAGTTCCGTGCAGGCGTACCGAATTTGTCACAGGATGGAGAGAATTCTTATACCAAGACGTTTGAGGTGAATGTGGAGACTTCCAGTCATTCTTTACAATGGGAACCAGAAGGAGGAGCTCCATTCAGAGCTTATGTATTGGGAGAGTTGCCGACAGCGGGAACGGACTTTGTTACTTTTGGACCGAGTGAAGTGGAGATGGTTTTGAGAGACCCTCCGGGTTCTAATAGTTATGCGTATATCGAAAAGGGTTCTACTTTCCAGAAACGTGAATCGTGGAACTTGTATGCCAATAGTACCTCGGCACTAGACTATACCTCACGTACCGGCTTGTTTGTAGGTACAGGTGGTGGATTGGCTGGACCAATGGTACTCTCTGAAACCTTTACGGATTCGGAATATGGGATGGAAATTGTCAAGGAATATGACTTCGAAGGAAATTATACCAAGACTTATACCTTTAAGGAGCGTATAGAGACCAGTTCTGATCCACAGGATGTGGGGTCGGATGCCGACTTGTATATTGGTGAGGCAAAAAATGCCTTCGTGACTAAGTCTCGTAACCTGAAAGTCATGCCTACTGACTATTGCGAGGATTACGGATTAGAACATTTGCCGATTGGCACGACGGGATATTCATTAGGTATCATCGATGGGTTTGTCTTCTCGGATGATCCTTCTTCTACCTTCTTTGTGTACTCTCAGTCACACATTGTCAATAACCTGATTCCGAATCTGATTGAAATCAAGGACCTGCTGTTGACGACTTCTCCGAAGTATGAATCGCATTTGGATATTACCAGTCCGTACTTTGGCCTGAGCAATAATGACAGTACCCTGAATGAGTTAAGGGATTCCGTACGATTGGCAAACCCAGGTGCTGATGTTTCCAACCTGAGTTACACCTTTACACCGGATTCTCCATCAGAAACTGATTCCGTACAGTTTATCAATACGCAGATTACCAAATGGATCAATGCCATCATCACCAATGAGTCAGAAAAGGCAACTGCGGAAACCATCCGTAACATTTCCATTGATGGTTCGTCAGGCGCCCTGACCAATGAGGTGGAGGAAACTTTCTCCAGTGAGTTCAATCAGCGAAGCAGCCGAGACATTACGTTTACTTGGAACAGTGAGTTCCAGAGCATCACGAACCTGAATGGTTTTAACCTTCATAATACATGGGATATGACCGCTCGAATTGCCACAGAGGAGGATAAGACAGTGGACAACAGCGTTCTATTTGGTTATGTAATTGATGAACGGGATGAAGGTGATTACTACAGCATTGATGTGAAGTACAACAAAGGGGTAGCGCTTATGGATCGGAGCAAGTTTACGGACTTCATTACCGACAAGGAGAGCTTCCTGGAAGAAAATGGAACATTGTTAGGAATCGCAGGAGGTGCGATAGTTGGAAAAGCTGTACTGGGTAAAGTTGCCGAAAAGGCGCTGAAAGTTTCTACGACTAGAGGAAATGCCTTGGTGGCAGCAGGTAAGTTCGGACTAGATTTTGGGTACCAGTTGTTGGAGATGAGCTTTATGGGCTATAACTCCCTTAATCTTTTTGATGATATCTCGGGGAATCAGACCTACGACATTACCGGATTTAATATCTCCAGCCCGATCTTCTCTACAAGAGGAGGACAAAGTAAATGCCCTTATGAAGGGGAGCTGTATACGTCCTTCTACCATGAAAATAATCAGGTAGTCAAGTTGAATACGGCAACCCTTAAAAGAGAAAATCCAAAACTGGATGTTACGCCTGCTATACGTGCCAATGTGCCGGAATCAGAAGTAGCCACTTATACACTGGCATTGCAAAACGAGAGTGAGTCCAACACGGACATGTGGTATGAGATCTCCATTGATGAGTCGACTAACCCTTATGGTGCCGTCTTATTGATGGATGGATTAACGGCAGAGCGTTCGTATCTGGTACCTGCTTTCCAGACGGTGAACAAGACCTTGACACTGGCGAAAGGAAGAGCGGATATCATGGATTATGATAGTATTGCTGTGGTCTTGCAATCAACCTGTCAGAATGACCCTACTAGTGACAACGTGGAAGTCATTTCCGATACCGTATTTATCTCTGCTCACTTCTTACCAGAATGTGCAACAGTGGATATTACCAATATGGATGACAACTGGGTAGTGAACTACAATAATGACAACCAGGTGCCGATCACTTTGGGAGGCTATGATATTAACTTGAGTACTTTGGAGCGTATTGACGTGCAGTACAAGAGCTTGAGTGGTTCGCCAGTTGTAATCAAGACTTACTTTAAGGATGACCAAACTGATGCCTACGATGCTTACAATGGTGAGAAGGAATACCTGAACGGAAGAGGGGATGTAAGCTTTAATTGGGATATCTCAGCCTTAACAGATCGTGTTTATCAGTTGAGAGCAAGAGCACATTGTACGGATGGATCCATTTACGAAATGGACTATATACAAGGTACGATTGACCGAGTGACACCAACTGTATTTGGAACACCGCTGCCAACAGATGGTATCTTGAATTATGGGGACAATATCGGAATCCAGTTCAACGAGGAGCTAGAGGCTGGTTTAATCAAGGACCATAATATTACCGTAAGAGCTGCCTTGAATGGAGCAGATGTTTCGCATCAGACTAGTGTGAGCTTAGATGGAGCCAATGATTATTTGCGTTCATCAGCTATTTCGTTGAACAACAAAGCGTGGACGATTGAATACTGGATGAAACGTAACTCAGGTACATCAGGGGTGATTCTGACCAAAGGCAATGGCAGTGAGCAGATACAATTGGAAATGGAAGCGGATGAAACGATGTCGCTTACATTAGGTAGCCAAACGATCACGGTAAATCCTCAGTCCTATTACTCCGATACTTATCCGGTTGACAGTTGGCACCATTGGGCGATTACCTATGATCCGTTGTCAGGTTATGCTACGGTTTACATGGATGACAAGGTCATCGAGGAAACACCTAATATCAACTTTGTGTCCTCAGATATTTCGCCATTGTATGTCGGTGCCGGAAACAATGGAACTTCCGACCATCTTCAGGCTAACCTCCATGAGATTAGAATCTGGGAAAAAGCAAGGACACTGGGAGAGCTTGTGGCCAATATGAACATTACGCTACGAGGCGCTACCCCTTACCTTTATGCTTACTGGCCAGTTAATGAAGCAGACGGAACACTGTTGACAGATATCACGGCTTCCCGTACCATGCAGATGATGGGCGGTACTTGGGATCTGGCACCGGGCAGTTATGCTTATGCCTTTAATGGAAGTAGTGAGTACCTTTCCATTGATGGTGCCAATATCGTACTGGAAGAGGAAAGTGACTTTACCATTGAGTTCTGGTGGAATGCTGCTACCCCTATGGATACTGTAACCTTCTTCTCAAGTGGCAGAGGTGATGGTGTGGAAATCTACAAAGATCCATCACTGGGATTGGCGATCAGTGGACTTTCGGATGGTACGATGGCCATCTTATCGAATGGAAACACTTACAAAGCCACCACGAAAAACTACTTTGATCAGGAGTGGCACCACTTTGCTTTCACTGTCAACCGTAAAGGAAATGCCAAAGTGTTTGTAGATGGAGAACTGCAAAGTCAGACAACCATGTCTACTATCGCGGGACTGGCAGGAAGCAAGATGTGGATCGGTGCAAGAGGCGTGGATGAAAATCCATCTTCCACTTTAATCGATCAATATTTTAACGGTAAGATCGACGAGTTCAGAATCTGGAATACGGAACGAAAACAAACACATCTCAACCTGTACAAGCATCATAAACTACAGGGAGATGAGGTAGGCTTGATCGCTTACTACCCGTTTGAAACTTATACTACTGTAATGGGAGCCACTTTGATGGAGGAATCGCTGGTTGACCAAACAGCCGCTGACAATGGTGGAAGTATGGCGATCGCTACAAGTATCAGTAGTGCATTTACAACAGAAGGAGCAGCCATACAGGATGTTCGTCCGGTACAGGATATTCCATTCAGCTATGTCGTGAATAACGATAGAATTATCATTGTTCCGGATGTGGATGCTGCTCGTATCGAGGGGCAACTGATGGAAGTTACTGTCAGCAATGTACAGGACCTTTATGGCAACCGATTATTGTCACCAGTCAGCTGGACCGTATTGGCGGAACAGAATATCCTGACTTGGGAAGAGCAGGTAATCAATCTGGAAATGCAGGAAGGAGAGGGTCTCACCTTTGAAGCTGTGATGATCAACAGCAGTAATGAAGGATACGATTATCAGCTGGACAATCTTCCGGGATGGTTATCCACAGATGATGCGTATGGAACAGTAGCGGCTAACAGCCGTAAGGTGATTACTTTCCGAATCAGTGAAGGGGTAAATGTAGGTACCTACGAGCAAGGGATTAACCTGACTACCGTACTGGGCTTTGATGAGAAACTATCTGTCAGCCTGAGGGTATTCCGTGCTACACCAGTTTGGGAGGTTGACCCAACGGACTATCAGTATACCATGAACCTAATTGGTCAGGTAACGATCAACGAGGTAATCTCTTCTGACCCTTACGATATCGTAGGTGTTTTTGTGGGAGAAGAATGCAGAGGTGTAGCGAATTTAGCATATGTAGCTCCGTTAGGTACTTATCAGGTATTCCTGAATATCTATAGTAATGAGATTCAGAATGAGGAGATGACCTTCAAGGTATGGGATGCCAGTACAGGTAATATTCATGAGGACGTTACGCCACTGATTACTTTTACAGCGAATACCATTCAAGGAACCAATGATAATCCGGTTCAGATTGTCGCTTCTAATTCAATCACTGCGAATTATCAATTGTCATCAGGGTGGACTTGGATATCCTTTAACCTGAACTCTCCATTGAACTCAAACCCGAATGCCTTATTGGCTGGTGTTGGAGCAGAAGGAGATGTCATCAAAGGACAGACTTACTATGACCAGTACAGTGAACTGACAGGTTGGGTAGGTACCTTGACCAGTTCAGGTGGTGTAACAGGTGAAGAGATGTATAAAGTAAATCTGACTTACGATACGGACTTTAGTGTTACAGGAGCACCGATGACGGCGAGCAGTATGCCAATTGCACTGGATAGTGGCTGGAATTACCTTGGATTTATTCCACAGGTATCCATGACTGTAGCGGAAGCTTTGAACGGTATCAGCCCGATAGAAGGTGATCTGATCAAGAGCCAAAATGCCTTCTCACTCTATAATCCACTATACGGATGGGTAGGGTCCTTACAGACTCTTACTCCAAGAGAAGGATATATGTTATACACAGGGAAAGAGGCTACTTTGACTTACCCAGAGAAAAGTATCTTGAGTAACAGTCGTTTGGCTAGCTTACCTTCGGTCAATTCAGCTCCTTGGGCATATAATGCACAACAGTACAAGGATAATATGTCAGTGGTGGTTCAGTTGACAGCAGAAGAAGAGTCAATCGAGGAAGGCTGGATATTGGCGGCATTTGAAGGAGCACAGTGTAGAGGTATCACCTCAGGTCAGCAAATTGGAGAAGAAACATACTTCTTCCTAACTGTAGGTGGAAACACAGCCTCATCAGCATTGCAATTCAAGGCTTATGATCCTGCCACGGGATATAGCTATGAACTAAATTCTGAGTTGAGTGCTTATACACAGAATCAACATTTGGGAGATCTGGAGTATCCAATAGAAATGCGTTTGGCAACTGAATTATCGGCGGAAGATGGGTTCCAAGTATATCCGAATCCATTTACCTCTACATTGCAATTGCTGGCGCATACAGAAGCGGAAGGAAAAGCAACGATTAAGTTGACGAGCATTACTGGTAACGTTTTGTACCAAACACAAACGGATATTAGTTCATCAGGTCAGGTGAAATGGAGTCATCCAACCCTTGGCAATAACTTGCCTACAGGAACTTACCTGTTGATGGTCATCACAGAACAAAACGTCGAAGTCCTAAAAGTAATCAAGCAATAA